Proteins encoded together in one Candidatus Nitrosocaldus cavascurensis window:
- a CDS encoding HEAT repeat domain-containing protein: MNKADAKNLLLEEMEEAFYRKDVEYFKALLKHEDFDIRARAVCILVEIAEGEDAVEPICDVLLNDPNALVRHEAAFSLGQMGYAKAVDALISAMLKDDSPFVRHEAAIALGVIGSESARRALIQALNDESKEVRESAEIALVNLDYLAYSRQKGSSSVNSRFARLTGG; this comes from the coding sequence ATGAACAAGGCTGATGCAAAGAATCTACTACTTGAGGAGATGGAAGAAGCATTCTATAGGAAGGATGTTGAGTACTTCAAGGCATTACTAAAGCATGAAGACTTTGATATAAGGGCTAGAGCAGTATGCATACTTGTAGAGATAGCAGAGGGAGAGGATGCTGTAGAGCCTATATGCGATGTACTCCTCAACGATCCCAATGCACTTGTGAGGCATGAGGCAGCATTCTCCCTAGGACAGATGGGTTATGCCAAGGCAGTAGATGCACTTATAAGCGCAATGCTTAAAGATGATAGCCCGTTCGTTAGGCATGAGGCAGCCATAGCATTAGGTGTTATAGGATCTGAGAGTGCTAGAAGAGCACTCATACAGGCTTTAAATGATGAGAGTAAAGAGGTTAGAGAGTCAGCAGAGATAGCACTTGTGAACCTTGATTATCTAGCCTACTCTAGGCAGAAGGGGAGCAGCAGTGTAAATAGCAGATTTGCAAGACTAACAGGTGGTTAA
- a CDS encoding DHHA1 domain-containing protein has translation MVNVCLSHKEDPDGIVSASLIKYAYPNTIVILADYSDLLERLEEAVRIEGLDHLFICDMGLSKANEERFFKVVEEASKRSRVTYIDHHHLEEESKDRLRGYGVELVHSIAECTSILIYHNLLKENIPSRFALLAGLAAVIDEMDGREIASRILKSYDRHFVEFEATLLAYAIYQNQHREEFLLTLVDGLVKDMPHAIDGVLESAKEYAQKITNNISVIENGARKDDGIVYIQAVDLPASTVANMLLTMHKSIKVAIAYKQRGDKMVVSLRGSNLCKLHLGKLANDVASELGGSGGGHEKASGAMLPKDSINIFIERVKGLINGST, from the coding sequence ATGGTGAATGTATGTTTATCTCATAAGGAGGACCCAGATGGTATAGTATCAGCATCGCTGATCAAATATGCATATCCTAATACAATAGTTATTCTTGCAGATTACTCAGATCTACTAGAGAGGCTTGAAGAAGCAGTAAGGATTGAAGGGCTTGATCATCTCTTCATATGTGATATGGGTCTAAGTAAGGCCAATGAAGAAAGGTTCTTCAAAGTTGTAGAAGAGGCTAGCAAGAGATCAAGGGTTACATACATAGACCATCATCATCTAGAGGAGGAGAGCAAGGATAGGTTAAGGGGTTATGGTGTTGAGTTGGTACATAGCATAGCAGAGTGCACATCCATCCTTATATATCATAACCTACTGAAGGAGAATATACCATCTAGGTTTGCTCTACTTGCTGGGCTTGCTGCAGTGATTGATGAAATGGATGGTAGGGAGATAGCAAGTAGGATATTGAAGAGTTATGATAGGCACTTCGTTGAGTTTGAAGCAACATTGCTAGCATATGCAATATACCAGAATCAGCATAGAGAGGAGTTCCTGCTTACATTGGTTGATGGACTTGTAAAGGATATGCCCCATGCAATAGATGGAGTGTTAGAATCTGCAAAGGAGTATGCTCAGAAGATAACCAATAATATAAGTGTGATAGAGAATGGTGCAAGAAAGGATGATGGTATTGTTTACATTCAAGCTGTAGACCTTCCTGCAAGCACTGTTGCAAATATGCTATTGACAATGCACAAGAGTATCAAGGTTGCTATAGCATACAAGCAGAGGGGCGATAAGATGGTTGTATCCTTAAGGGGATCCAACCTGTGTAAGTTACATCTAGGCAAGCTTGCAAATGATGTAGCAAGTGAACTTGGGGGTAGTGGAGGAGGGCATGAAAAGGCTTCTGGTGCAATGCTACCAAAGGATAGCATAAATATATTCATTGAAAGGGTTAAAGGTCTCATAAACGGCTCCACTTAA